Proteins from a genomic interval of Lycium ferocissimum isolate CSIRO_LF1 chromosome 2, AGI_CSIRO_Lferr_CH_V1, whole genome shotgun sequence:
- the LOC132032572 gene encoding LOW QUALITY PROTEIN: putative receptor-like protein kinase At5g39000 (The sequence of the model RefSeq protein was modified relative to this genomic sequence to represent the inferred CDS: inserted 2 bases in 1 codon), which produces MSSYAATSWIGNYSMSKLSNCATSHSNNQCIFQPQLNMLLSQLFILSIFMFIRQVIISATNIHENIAISCGASGNSPAPDGQVWVGDASFSSSLLQLRGKSIKSRVPHPAGMDPVPYKSARTSRHEFTYQFSVKPGQKFIRLHFKPASYKGFKKSKAIFTVKTDQHTLLSDFIPTLAADALGINYFKKEFCINVHESEALSITFVPSRNPSFLEDTYAFVNAIEIVSMPAGLYFTPDGDQGVRVVGQKHRFYIDNTTALETIQRVNVGGNSISSLEDATMFRDWEDDSTYLIEVGAFLINRAIAIRYSSSATHIAPKEVYQTARSVGAYCHSNVCNLTWNIPLDLGFRYLVGSTFCEXEPAMINEGERNFTIVINNQNAEDEADVIKWSGGHGISVYRDYVAIMEGDRREGKHKLSIVLQPKFATISNHSSAILNGLEVFKISNPDNNLGSVSPAHPVTSSTPEKSEQSVPFSTKNKIATVLTLIVTLINVSVYYIRCLSEMNSGKMNNRQSSRDHQCRQFSLDEMVRATNNFDPQLVIGRGGYGTVYKGNIDGGDTTVAVKRLKSGSSQGEIEFWTEIKMLSTLRHEHLLSLIGYCNEGHEMSLVYDYMPRGSLSDHLYKMDRRGHDDSYLSWEQRLKIAIGAARGLDFLHTSQNRVIHRDVKSSNILLDENWGSKISDFGLSKMGGNESATHVSTQVKGTFGYLDPEYYLTNRLTWKTDVYAFGVVLFEVLSGRPAVDMRLPEEQHGLVGWAKQCIKEGEVNKLIDQNLARPISSTCLKAFVGIAAKCLDDHPHERPPMSKVVKSLELALVFQQSAADGIISFDDTSTSQSKLEADRASIKEGRNGVDIAKRSASSRTKVKSKEKSLSIASLRWWDFLGLFPKAPPKPKASPTQPQGLRRFSLHEMLKATKDFHESLKIGFLGADSAYVGFINGRSVAIRRSHTAESRLHMASELQAKTEMSPLPSHVNMVSVIGFCRNAAEMILVYDYAARGTLHDYLRDLDKNPLPWKQRLEICIGAAEGLNYLRSILKITVLHCIFDSSYILLDENWVAKVSEVSWSKTKGINKAGAIHGMGYLDSDYLRDERLTEKSYVYSFGLVLFEMLCANEALDQWQDQGQVSLAQWIKTCSMTLTSNYIHPCLVGRISPDCFELFVNTAINCLHDEGNKRPSMSDIITSLKEALKLQEAAKIT; this is translated from the exons ATGTCCAGCTACGCGGCAACTTCTTGGATCGGAAACTATTCTATGTCAAAGTTGTCTAATTGTGCCACTTCTCATTCGAACAATCAGTGCATCTTTCAGCCACAACTGAACATGTTGCTCTCTCAGCTATTCATTCTCTCAATCTTTATGTTTATCCGTCAAGTGATCATCTCTGCCACTAACATTCATGAAAACATTGCCATTTCATGTGGTGCTTCTGGCAATTCCCCTGCACCTGATGGACAAGTATGGGTTGGAGATGCAAGTTTCAGTTCTTCATTGCTACAGTTAAGGGGGAAATCTATAAAGTCAAGAGTCCCCCACCCAGCTGGCATGGATCCAGTTCCTTATAAGTCAGCTCGAACGTCTCGCCATGAGTTTACCTACCAGTTTTCAGTGAAACCGGGGCAGAAGTTCATACGCCTGCACTTCAAGCCAGCTTCATACAAAGGTTTCAAGAAGTCCAAAGCCATTTTTACAGTAAAAACCGATCAACATACCCTGCTCAGTGACTTCATCCCTACACTTGCTGCTGATGCTCTGGGCATAAACTATTTCAAAAAGGAATTTTGCATCAATGTACATGAAAGTGAAGCATTAAGCATAACATTCGTACCATCTCGAAATCCAAGCTTTTTGGAAGACACTTATGCTTTTGTCAATGCAATCGAGATTGTTTCCATGCCTGCTGGTCTGTATTTCACACCAGATGGCGATCAGGGAGTCCGTGTTGTTGGACAAAAGCACAGATTCTACATTGACAACACCACAGCACTGGAGACAATTCAGCGAGTAAATGTTGGTGGAAACTCTATTTCATCCTTGGAAGATGCAACCATGTTCCGGGACTGGGAAGATGACTCTACTTACCTGATAGAAGTTGGTGCCTTTTTGATCAACAGAGCCATCGCAATCAGATATTCATCCTCAGCAACTCACATCGCACCAAAAGAAGTTTACCAAACGGCCAGGTCAGTGGGTGCATACTGCCATTCGAATGTCTGTAATCTCACATGGAACATTCCACTTGATTTGGGATTCAGATACCTTGTTGGCTCCACTTTTTGTGA TGAACCTGCGATGATAAATGAAGGTGAAAGGAATTTCACTATTGTCATAAACAATCAGAATGCTGAAGATGAAGCTGATGTGATCAAATGGAGTGGGGGACATGGAATTTCTGTATACAGAGACTATGTTGCCATTATGGAGGGTGATAGAAGGGAAGGTAAGCATAAACTTTCTATAGTTTTGCAGCCAAAGTTTGCTACAATCAGTAACCATAGTAGCGCCATCTTGAATGGGCTAGAAGTATTCAAGATAAGCAACCCTGACAATAATCTTGGCAGTGTGAGCCCTGCGCATCCTGTTACCAGTTCAACACCAGAGAAATCAGAGCAATCTGTGCCGTTTTCTACAAAGAATAAAATTGCAACTGTACTGACATTGATAGTCACTTTGATCAATGTCTCTGTTTATTACATTAGGTGTCTTTCAGAGATGAACTCTGGAAAGATGAACAATAGACAATCTTCTAGAGACCATCAGTGTCGTCAGTTCTCGCTGGATGAGATGGTAAGAGCAACCAACAATTTTGATCCTCAGCTTGTCATTGGACGCGGTGGATATGGCACAGTATACAAAGGGAATATTGATGGTGGAGATACCACTGTAGCAGTTAAGCGATTAAAATCAGGATCTAGCCAGGGGGAGATTGAGTTTTGGACCGAAATCAAAATGCTATCTACGCTCCGCCATGAGCACCTTCTATCCCTAATTGGTTACTGCAATGAAGGTCATGAGATGTCATTAGTTTATGATTACATGCCTCGAGGATCACTTTCTGACCACCTATACAAAATGGACAGAAGGGGTCACGATGACTCCTATCTGTCTTGGGAACAGCGGCTCAAAATTGCTATAGGTGCTGCACGTGGATTGGATTTCCTTCATACATCTCAAAATAGGGTTATACATCGCGATGTCAAAAGCTCAAACATTCTGTTGGATGAAAACTGGGGGAGTAAGATTTCAGATTTTGGGTTGTCCAAAATGGGAGGAAATGAATCAGCTACTCATGTTAGTACACAAGTCAAAGGCACATTTGGATACCTCGATCCGGAGTACTACCTGACTAATAGACTGACATGGAAAACTGATGTGTATGCTTTTGGAGTAGTACTTTTTGAAGTTCTCTCAGGAAGGCCGGCAGTCGATATGAGACTTCCTGAGGAACAACACGGACTTGTAGGATGGGCCAAGCAATGCATCAAGGAAGGAGAAGTTAATAAGCTTATTGACCAGAATCTGGCAAGGCCTATCTCATCAACTTGTTTGAAGGCATTTGTAGGAATTGCGGCGAAATGCTTGGATGATCATCCACATGAACGGCCTCCAATGTCTAAAGTGGTGAAAAGCCTGGAATTAGCATTAGTTTTTCAGCAGAGTGCAGCTGATGGCATCATTTCATTTGATGACACATCAACATCTCAGTCAAAGCTTGAAGCAGATAGGGCATCCATCAAAGAGGGTCGTAATGGCGTTGATATAGCAAAAAGGAGTGCCAGTTCAAGGACAAAGGTAAAATCTAAGGAGAAAAGTCTTTCTATTGCTTCACTAAGGTGGTGGGATTTTCTTGGCCTTTTTCCAAAAGCACCACCAAAGCCAAAAGCCTCACCAACACAGCCACAAGGACTTCGCCGCTTCTCCCTCCATGAGATGCTAAAGGCTACAAAAGATTTCCATGAGAGTTTGAAAATAGGTTTTCTAGGAGCTGACAGTGCATATGTAGGCTTCATAAATGGTCGAAGTGTTGCCATCAGACGGTCACATACTGCAGAGTCAAGACTTCACATGGCTAGTGAGTTGCAAGCTAAAACAGAAATGAGTCCCTTGCCTAGCCATGTCAACATGGTGTCTGTGATTGGGTTTTGCAGAAATGCTGCGGAGATGATCCTTGTCTATGATTATGCAGCTAGAGGGACCCTACATGATTATCTCCGTGACCTTGATAAGAATCCTCTCCCATGGAAGCAGAGGCTTGAGATCTGCATTGGCGCTGCAGAGGGTTTGAACTATCTTCGGTCCATTCTGAAGATAACAGTTCTTCATTGCATTTTCGACTCCTCCTATATTTTATTGGACGAGAATTGGGTAGCCAAAGTTTCAGAAGTTAGCTGGTCAAAAACAAAAGGGATCAATAAGGCGGGGGCAATTCATGGCATGGGATATTTGGATTCAGACTACTTACGAGATGAAAGATTGACAGAAAAATCATACGTATACTCATTTGGCTTGGTGTTGTTTGAAATGCTATGTGCCAATGAAGCATTGGATCAATGGCAGGATCAGGGACAGGTCAGTCTAGCCCAATGGATTAAAACATGTTCTATGACTCTGACTTCTAATTATATTCACCCATGCTTGGTTGGAAGAATATCACCTGACTGCTTTGAGCTTTTTGTAAATACTGCAATTAACTGCCTGCACGACGAGGGTAACAAACGTCCATCAATGAGCGATATAATCACAAGTCTCAAGGAAGCACTCAAGCTGCAAGAGGCGGCTAAGATTACTTAG
- the LOC132032367 gene encoding putative receptor-like protein kinase At5g39000 codes for MVRATNNFDPQLVIGSGGYGTVYKGYIDGGETTVAVKQLKSGSSQGENEFWTEIKMLSTHHHENLLSLIGYCNKGHEMLLVYDYMPRGSLADHLYNMDRSSSSLSLEQRLRIAIGAAHGLNFLHRSQIWVIHRDVKSSNILLDENWVSKISDFGLSKVGPGNESATHVSTQVKGTFGYLNPEYFLTNRLTWKTDVYAFGVVLFKVLSGRSAVDMRLPEEQHGLVAWAKQCIREGEVNKLIDQNLAWTPMSVSSSPAYR; via the exons ATGGTAAGAGCAACCAACAATTTTGATCCTCAGCTTGTCATTGGCAGCGGGGGATATGGCACAGTATACAAAGGGTATATTGATGGTGGAGAGACCACTGTAGCAGTTAAACAATTGAAATCAGGATCCAGCCAGGGGGAGAATGAGTTTTGGACCGAAATCAAAATGCTATCTACGCACCACCATGAGAACCTTCTATCCCTAATTGGTTACTGCAATAAAGGTCATGAGATGTTATTAGTTTATGATTATATGCCTCGAGGATCACTTGCTGACCACCTCTACAACATGGACAGAAGTAgctcctctctctctttggAACAGAGGCTCAGAATTGCTATAGGTGCTGCACATGGACTGAATTTCCTTCATAGATCTCAAATATGGGTTATACATCGTGATGTCAAAAGCTCAAATATTCTATTGGATGAAAATTGGGTGAGTAAGATTTCAGATTTTGGGTTGTCCAAAGTGGGACCTGGAAATGAATCAGCTACTCATGTTAGTACACAAGTCAAAGGTACATTTGGGTACCTCAATCCAGAGTACTTCCTGACTAATAGATTGACATGGAAAACTGATGTGTATGCTTTTGGAGTAGTACTATTTAAAGTTCTCTCAGGTAGGTCGGCAGTCGATATGAGACTTCCTGAGGAACAACACGGACTTGTAGCATGGGCCAAGCAATGCATCAGGGAAGGAGAAGTTAATAAGCTTATTGATCAGAATctggcctgg actccaatgTCTGTCTCCAGCTCTCCAGCTTATCGTTAA